In the Phaseolus vulgaris cultivar G19833 chromosome 7, P. vulgaris v2.0, whole genome shotgun sequence genome, one interval contains:
- the LOC137829358 gene encoding uncharacterized protein, with protein MDYKEQLKHRQKQMSLSDLITHIIIEDTNRKECVAAKAKALSAKANVIEDKPAPKRYEKKFDHKKKPNNKFSHPSGTNPTFKKKGNCFVCGKPGHHAPQCRHRAKNDYPPKANLAEGEDTIVAVVSQVNLNVSKWVVDSGATRHICANRNVFTSYTSVRDGEEQVYLGDSRTTLVLGKGKVLLKLTYGKTLALNDVLHVPSIRVNLVSVALLSKVGVKVSFESDKIVMTKNNVFVGKGYCIIHEVTPPYSSESNGVAERKNRTLKEMMNAMLISSNAPDNLWGESLLTDKAIKTELDSIKKNNTWTLVDLPKGAKPIGCKWIFKKKYHPDGSIEKYKARLVAKGFTKKHNIDYFDTFAPVTRISSIRVLLALTSIHKLVIHQMDVKTTFLNGELEEEIYMTQPEGCVVSGQKEKKNRGESISQTQYAQIIGSLLHLMSFSRPDIAYAVGRLSRYTKCPSQDHWEALARLMKYLRGTMDYAIEYSGFPAVLEGYNDANWISDSDETKSTSGYVFTLGGGAVT; from the exons ATGGATTACAAAGAACAACTGAAGCACAGACAGAAACAAATGTCTCTATCAGATTTAATCACCCACATCATCATCGAAGACACAAACAGGAAGGAGTGCGTTGCTGCAAAGGCCAAAGCTTTGTCTGCCAAAGCAAATGTGATAGAAGACAAACCAGCTCCAAAAAGGTACGAGAAAAAATTTGATCACAAAAAGAAACCTAATAACAAATTCTCTCATCCCAGTGGAACTAACCCCACTTTCAAGAAAAAAGGTAATTGCTTTGTCTGTGGAAAGCCAGGCCATCATGCACCTCAGTGCAGACATAGGGCTAAAAATGACTATCCTCCTAAGGCAAATCTAGCCGAAGGGGAAGATACTATTGTGGCAGTCGTTTCACAAGTAAACCTAAATGTGAGCAAATGGGTGGTAGACTCTGGGGCTACCAGACACATCTGTGCAAACAGAAATGTGTTCACCTCCTATACAAGTGTGAGGGATGGAGAAGAACAAGTATATCTCGGTGACTCCAGGACAACTCTTGTcctaggaaaaggaaaagttctTCTGAAGCTCACATATGGTAAAACTCTAGCTTTGAATGATGTGCTACATGTGCCATCAATTAGAGTTAATTTGGTCTCTGTGGCATTACTAAGCAAAGTTGGGGTTAAAGTGTCATTTGAATCTGACAagattgttatgacaaaaaacaatgtttttgtgggaaagggatatt gtattattcatgaagtaaccCCACCATATTCATCTGAGTCTAATGGAgtagctgaaaggaaaaataggactcttaaagaaatgatgaatgcCATGCTTATTAGTTCTAATGCTCCTGATAATTTATGGGGTGAATCTTTGCTTACT GATAAGGCCATTAAAACTGAGCTTGAttcaataaagaaaaataatacgtggaccttagtagatctgcctaaaggagcaaaacccattggttgtaagtggatctttaagaagaaGTACCATCCTGATGGATCCATAGAGAAATACAAGGCAAGATTAGTAGCTAAAGGGTTTACtaaaaaacataacatagattactttgatacttttgcacctgttactAGGATTTCCTCTATCCGTGTATTGCTAGCCTTAACATCTATCCATAAGTTagtaattcaccaaatggatgttaaaacaacttttctgaatggtgaattagaagaggaaatttatatgactcaacctgaaGGTTGTGTAGTCTCAGGTcaaaaggaaaaa aagaacagaggagaatctatttctcaaactcagtatgcccagataattgggagcttattgcatttaatgagctTTTCTAGACCAGATATTGCTTATGCAGTAGGTAGATTGAGTAGATACACTAAATGTCCTAGTCAGGATCATTGGGAAGCACTTGCGAGACTCATGAAATACTTGAGAGGTACAATGGATTATGCCATTGAATATAGTGGATTTCCCGCTGTGTTAGAAGGGTACAATGATGCTAACTGGATCTCTGATTCAGATGAGACAAAATCCACTAGTGGTTATGTATTTACACTTGGGGGTGGTGCAGTTACATAG